The Novosphingobium aromaticivorans DSM 12444 genome segment CGGGGTCAGGCAGAAACGGTCGTGGAACGAGCCCACGAGCGGCGCGCCCTCGCTGGTGAACAGCAGCATCGCGCTGGTGCCCCGCGCCGTAGCGGGGCCTTCGACGTCGATGACCACGTTCGAGCAGACGTGCCGCGTGGTGCGCGGCGGGCGCGCCTTGAACGCGGCGAGGATCGCCTCGCGCCCTTCCACGCCGACATCCGGCGCGGTCGGGCGATACATGACGCCGTCTTCCGCATAAAGGGCCGCAACCTCGTCCCAGCGCGCCTCGTCGTTGAGGTTGGCGTAGAGCGCGATCAGGCGGGCGCAATCATGCTCGGCGGCGCGGCGGTCTTCCGGCCTCACAGGCGGCTCGCGGCGATATCCGCGCCTTCCCGCAGCGACCGGAGCTTGCGCCACGTGACGATGGGATCGAGCTTGCCATAGCCCGCGAAGGTGCCGAAGCCGCAGTCGGTGCTGGCAACGACGCGGTCCGCGCCGACGAAATTGGCGAAGCGCTCGATGCGCTGGGCGATCAGTTCGGGATGCTCGATGTAGTTGGAGCAGGTGTCGATCAGGCCCGGAGCGAGGATCTTGTGGTCGGGCAGCTTCGCGTCCTTCCACACCTTCCATTCGTGCTCGTGGCGCGGATTGGCGGCTTCGAACAGGATCGTCGCCGGCCGCGCCTTGATGATGATGTCGACGACGCGCTCGAGCGGGATGTCGTGGTCGTGCGGGCCTTCGTAGTTGCCCCAGCAGATGTGCATCCGCATCCGTTCCGGCGGGATGTTCGCGGTGGCGGCGTTCAGCGCCTCGACGTTGGCGGCCGCGACCTTGAGGAAATC includes the following:
- a CDS encoding nuclear transport factor 2 family protein; amino-acid sequence: MRPEDRRAAEHDCARLIALYANLNDEARWDEVAALYAEDGVMYRPTAPDVGVEGREAILAAFKARPPRTTRHVCSNVVIDVEGPATARGTSAMLLFTSEGAPLVGSFHDRFCLTPDGWRFAERRGSLIFK